The Nymphaea colorata isolate Beijing-Zhang1983 chromosome 11, ASM883128v2, whole genome shotgun sequence genome includes the window AATGAATTTTGTGGCTCTAAACGagtcatcattcattcattcacTCGTGTGggatttatgaattttttcatCCTGGTTTAGACGGAGAAATCCTCTCCCTCATAGGCAGTACGATGCATTACATTGAGTAATATGTTTAGTCACACTTACACTAGACGGTAATAATTAAATAGAGTTTAAAATGGTTGAaggagttatatatatatatatatatatatatatatatatatatatatatatatatatatatatatatatatatcaattaaaATGAcatattaaaacatttttttgcaatatatccttatagatatgattttaagagtAATTTAGTGAGAAACATATACCAAGTAAGTTATTTGGTACTCTAATAATGTTATTttaataagttaaaaatgaacaactcttataacatcaaaatttttataatataaagaGCCAtcttctttataaaagtaatttgaactaaGACATAATTCATATTAAATTAGTGATGATAAATATCTTATGAGGTTTGAGTTTTGGTTAAAATACTTTTCATACAAATTTAAAGCGTCCTGTTTTCATACCCTATACAGATGGTCTAGTAtctacttttctctctctctctctctctctctctctctctctctctatatatatatatatatatatatatatatatatatatatatatatatatatatatatatatatatatatgttcactTTGATTTTGACACCAACAATCACACAAAGCAATTCAACAAGACCAGAAAAACAGAGATcgataatatgtttttttaccCCAAAATTTTGATGCCTTTTTTGTAATCTGactaataaaaaatacattgaagattCAAATAGCTGAACCCAGTAAACCAACCCCCTTTATATCCCAGGTCGGatttaagcaaaaaaagaaaaatctctcCCTCTGGAGAATGtctcaaggaaaaagaaatgaatatgTTTCCAACTATATATGTCGAGGGAATTGATTAGATTTCATgtaattttattcaaaattatatgatatTCTGAAAACCGATTCTGACCCGGTCGATTCTTtatcagatttttttatttcacgtcgctagtttttaaaaaaggttCGTTTGTAACAGTCGATGCATTTATTTCTACTCTATGCGAATTCACGAATTGTGCACTTCTAAGATTTATATCATTCTTTTTGTAAATAGGATCAGCAGCTTATTATAATCATGCATTTAACTTGTCCagattttgtcatttaaaaaataCTTGTATATCGTTCCATTGAGTTGCACATATCTCTCCATCTCAAGGACACCTTTGTCCCCTTTGTTGAAGGAAGAAAGGGATGTCCTCGTATTTATGTTCAAGGATTAATctggaaaattgaaaagaaagatgGACAAGGTTGAAAATAGTAGTGAGTTTATGATGGTTTTCAGAGTTGTTAAGATTTTCCTGCTAAAAGATATATTTCATGCTAAGAATCaagtcattttattttattttctctcgaCCATCCACCTTAAAAAGAACAATGGGTTAAGATGACTTCTTATAAATATGGTACCTACCAATTTGTCTATAATTGTAATATGGTGATGCCCAATATTGCTGAtagctaaaaatttaaatattatgcACCATAAATTGTTACTGAAACGATCTGGTTGCACCATAAACAGTCGCTAATTCTCGTGACAATGTTCTTTAGCGACAGATTTTCAATCAAACATGCTTATTCAAAAATGCAGCAGCTTTGAAACCCCTTATAcaaggaaaacataaaaaactaaCTATATAAAAAGTCAATAAAAAAGTTGCTACTGTGTCATTGAAATGAATATTCTCTTAACTGAAAGGGGATGGCCTCAGGTCGACTTTGATACTGTGCTGCCTTAGAGCTTCTCAAAACTATTGCTTTGATACATCCAACGGATGTAGAATTGTGCAGCCAATGCCTTGGCCAACACAGCCACCTTTTTTGCGAGCCGTTAAGAGGGTTGTAAATTTTTCTGTTCTGTTCTGTGGGGGTGTAGTTCAGTAGTAGCAGGCATGTGCAGGACTCCATGACTCCACCATCTCTCTCGCATAAATGAAAGTTTCAATATCTTAATTAATTTGCTCTTTCTAGTTGAAAGGtagcaggagagagagagaggagggtggGGGAGAAGGGGTGTTAAGGTGTTAAAACCAAACCATATTAGCTTCAGAACAAAGAACAGCAACCCTCAATTCAAATAACACTCCTCAATACCATCAAGAGAGTACCCTCCGATGACATGCATTTAATACGCCACCCCACCCGACCAATTGCACTAACGACCCTCCACCTCccaacccctctctctctcccatacacacacacatgcatgcacacacacaaagagagagagagagagagagagagagagagaactgaagatTGACCGTCACAAGTCTGTTCTGAGATTCCTGGAGGGACATTTGATGCGGTGAACTTACCTAAGTCTATTCACCCAGAAGAATACTCCCAAAATTTTCTCACCTGACAACCAAACACCCCAGAAAATGAGACGGAAGCATGGGCTTAGCTAGAAATCTCCACTAGTTTGGGCATTAGCGACTGACATCACCACTTACACTAGAAGGCTGGAGGGGGTGACCGGAAGCCATGAAAGATAggtctttcttcttttactcTTTTCTACAGCATTCTGCATTAGGTAAACCACAGATGTCAGGGTATTCAGATCTTTGCTGGCCCATATGCTAAGATATTTAGATGCCATTTATTGAGATGTCCCCAGTCAAGAGAAACGGGATGAGGAAGTGTTCCACAATAATAGTATGACAGATGACTGGACAGACCTGTGACCTGCATCGTCTGATCTTGGCACTTGCTGGTTTTCAGTTTTGATCTTTGAAACCATGGCTACAAGCCTGGGCTGGGGATCATAAAATCAAACACCGGCTCAAAGGATCGCCACGGAAATGGGAAAGCCAATAGAATGTGGAAAAAAGGGGTTGCGGTACATAGAAGGGATGGTATGAATTGTTTACCTGTTTCCAACCACTTCTGCGGAAGCCCATGCTCTCTTTGCTGACTTTGGTcatccatcttttcttttttccaacagtctcattttctcaataaagataaaaaagaagcaACCAGTAAAAGTAATACTTTTAATCTAGCATTAAAGTAATAAAGTTTCTGTCTCAAATTCAACCGTATGGATGCAAAGTTCATACTAAACTTGAGAAGGGAACAATCTAAGGCCAGTTATTTTCAGTTTTAGTCGCTTGACAAGTTTGGGATATTTGATTCTTTGACCTTTATAAAATCGTATTGCATATTGAAATAATCTGAACAAAGGCCGGACTTTTGAAGCTCTGAACTCGATAAACATAggatttgaaaaaatatttcaaaattctatTTCCTCAACTGTGTTGCTTAAAAATTAGGCAATTACACTCCTTCGGATTCATTCTCCCTATTGACACATCCGTATGGTAGCTTTTAGCGTCTAACAAACTACAATGCACGTACGTGCAAGCACAAAGactgcacacacatacacaggcACAAAGACGAAATTTGCAGTGAAAACGTAAACAGAGTTTTTCAGTATTCACCCTGCTATCTCAGATGCGGCTATCTGCCAATAAACATTTTCGAAGGGTATTACATCGTCATCTCAAGTTGGGCTCATCCAACCATTTCCAATACAACTGGTGGGACCAGCTCAAAATTCAATCATAGATGTTTATAATAGTGATTCAATCATCATGGATGGTGAAGtttacaaatatttttcaagatGTGATTTGGCAGATTCTGTGGTCTGTTGACCAAATTCTGAGTCACTGTTTTTTCTATTCTACGTAGCAAAGAACCTAACGAAAATTCTGGCTGGCTTTATAATTGAAAGGTGAAAAACTAACAAATAGCAACCACGCACGTTTggacatggaaaaaaatatcacataaCTTAAGACAACAGAGAAATAGGGATCAGAGATAAAGACCAGCAAACATTCCCCTTATTTGGCCGACAACCACAAGACCTCAGAGCTCATCCATTACCATAAAAGTAAGAGGAATCAAGGAAGAATATAAAGCACAAATACAGCGTTCTTCCCTTCCAAAGAAACAGTCTATTTCATATGGATTTTCACTTGATACCAGCATCTTATCCCCCTATATCAAGTTGCATGGTACACACCACAGAAATTGCCAAACTTTCAGATCTGCAGCTACATCTATGTGATATGGGAAACAAGCAAAGGACCAAGCAGATGAAGTTTCAGAGAACAAGCATGGCAGAAAAGATATGGTCGGGTGGAGCAAGTGGGGTGCCCgtcttctgttttcttttctatatgccCGTCTTACCTCAAATGAGATAAAAAATCGTAATAATTGTTTCAGGAGCAGATTTATAAGATACAGTACCAGAGGGTGACAAGAGCAGCAATGCCACTTAAGATGCACAACCTATCTAACCGgttttcatttctcattttctcCTCTTTCAGCTCTGTTTGGGCCCTAGAATATTGATGACATGACTCAAGGACCTCACTGTAATTCTTGCTCCGGTGGCAGCTCAATGCTTCTTTCAAGACCAGCAGACTGCTTCTTCCATTTACATGAGCACCAGCCATGTCTTCAAGCTGCATGCTTAACTCCATCAGCTTCAAAGTTGTCGCTCCGTCAACCATCCTCCACTTCATAACAAGAATGCACTGTACAACTTGACAAGGCAATATATCTTTGGCAGGAAGAATTGATCCAAACCGTATCAAGAAATCCTCATCTGTCGGCCAATGCCTTTGCCCTCCAAGAGGACTCCAGCTAGCTAGATTAGCAGCCTGTTTCATTTTCCTGTTCACCACAATCCAGCTGAGCCTAATCCCATCACGAAGCTCCTTCCAcagtttcccttcttttctttccctatcTATGGATTCAATAGATGGCAACCCATCTTCGGTTGATAGTGTAACCTCCCCATCTTCTGGGATGTGGTTTTCCTCAGAGCAGCTGAGCAGATCGATTCGGAATGGGCAGTTGTAGAACCAGTCATGGAAGTGGTCAAAATCAGGAATTCCCCAAACAACCTTTGAATAAACTATCTTTTCTTTGAACCTAACATCCACAATTGAGACCAGATCAGAAGGAGAAACGTTCTCACATTCATCGAGTTCATCATAATAGTAATCATCCTCCCACCATTCATCAAAGAACTCAAGAACAGAGTCAAAATTGACGTTGGGTAGTTCCTTGTTTATAATAAGAGGAA containing:
- the LOC116263738 gene encoding F-box protein At2g27310-like, with protein sequence MSVAQTGSITSLSVDLFYDILRRLDGATLASAGCACADFRSISREERLWENVCGSLWPSTKREDVRRLISSMGGFRKFYADCFPLIINKELPNVNFDSVLEFFDEWWEDDYYYDELDECENVSPSDLVSIVDVRFKEKIVYSKVVWGIPDFDHFHDWFYNCPFRIDLLSCSEENHIPEDGEVTLSTEDGLPSIESIDRERKEGKLWKELRDGIRLSWIVVNRKMKQAANLASWSPLGGQRHWPTDEDFLIRFGSILPAKDILPCQVVQCILVMKWRMVDGATTLKLMELSMQLEDMAGAHVNGRSSLLVLKEALSCHRSKNYSEVLESCHQYSRAQTELKEEKMRNENRLDRLCILSGIAALVTLWYCIL